In Xiphophorus maculatus strain JP 163 A chromosome 2, X_maculatus-5.0-male, whole genome shotgun sequence, one genomic interval encodes:
- the c2h15orf65 gene encoding uncharacterized protein C15orf65 homolog, protein MSLPQEAEHVKSCSNPGNPVFSCIISSKVKEGSLGKIHPQSVLYRTTSGDYGRLPPSFESTPCSYHPKTQGFTRRMRLGGMFHGCSMNTALDKTRTCLPNTI, encoded by the coding sequence atgtcacttcctcaGGAAGCAGAACATGTAAAGTCATGCAGCAACCCTGGAAACCCGGTGTTCTCCTGCATCATCAGCTCGAAGGTGAAGGAAGGGTCCCTGGGGAAGATCCATCCCCAGAGCGTCCTGTACAGAACCACGTCAGGCGACTacggccggcttcctcccagCTTTGAGAGCACCCCCTGCAGCTACCACCCCAAGACCCAGGGCTTCACCCGCCGGATGCGGCTGGGAGGAATGTTTCACGGCTGCTCCATGAACACGGCACTCGATAAAACCCGGACCTGTCTGCCAAACACCATCTGA